Proteins from a genomic interval of Erwinia sp. SLM-02:
- the rnt gene encoding ribonuclease T gives MSELNELNTLSSRFRGFYPVVIDVETAGFDAKTNALLEIAAVTLKMNEDGWLEKDETLHFHVEPFVGSVLQPEALAFNGIDPSNPLRGAVSEYEALHAIFKLVRKGIKDTGCSRAIMVAHNATFDLNFMNAAAERASLKRNPFHPFVTFDTAALSGLVVGQTVLAKACIAAGMPFDSSQAHSALYDTTQTADLFCELVNRWKRLGGWPLAVPEAES, from the coding sequence ATGTCTGAACTAAATGAACTGAATACGCTGAGCAGCCGCTTTCGCGGTTTCTATCCGGTAGTGATCGATGTGGAAACTGCGGGATTTGATGCCAAAACGAACGCGCTGCTCGAAATCGCCGCCGTCACCTTAAAAATGAATGAAGATGGCTGGCTGGAGAAAGATGAAACCCTGCATTTTCACGTAGAGCCTTTTGTCGGTTCAGTTCTGCAGCCGGAAGCCCTGGCCTTTAACGGCATCGACCCCAGCAACCCACTGCGGGGTGCCGTCAGCGAATATGAAGCGCTGCACGCTATTTTTAAGCTGGTTCGTAAAGGGATTAAGGACACCGGCTGCAGCCGGGCGATCATGGTGGCGCATAATGCCACTTTCGACCTCAATTTTATGAATGCAGCGGCGGAACGCGCCAGCCTGAAGCGCAACCCTTTCCACCCGTTCGTCACCTTCGATACGGCAGCCCTCAGCGGACTGGTCGTTGGTCAGACCGTGCTGGCCAAAGCCTGTATCGCCGCCGGAATGCCCTTTGACAGCAGCCAGGCGCACTCCGCGCTTTACGATACGACGCAGACGGCGGATTTATTCTGTGAGCTCGTCAACCGCTGGAAACGCCTTGGCGGCTGGCCGCTGGCGGTGCCGGAAGCGGAGTCCTGA
- the gloA gene encoding lactoylglutathione lyase — translation MRLLHTMLRVGDLQRSVDFYTKVLGMRLLRTSENTEYKYTLAFVGYTEESDGAVIELTYNWGVDSYDLGNAYGHIALGVDDVAATCDRIRNDGGNVTREAGPVKGGTTIIAFVEDPDGYKIELIENKHAGHGLGN, via the coding sequence ATGCGTTTACTTCACACCATGCTGCGCGTTGGCGATCTGCAACGTTCCGTTGATTTCTACACCAAAGTGCTGGGCATGCGCCTGCTGCGCACCAGTGAAAATACCGAGTATAAATATACCCTCGCCTTCGTTGGCTACACCGAAGAGAGCGACGGTGCGGTTATCGAACTGACCTACAACTGGGGCGTGGACAGCTACGATCTCGGTAACGCCTACGGCCATATCGCGCTGGGCGTGGATGACGTCGCGGCAACCTGCGACCGCATTCGCAACGACGGCGGCAACGTCACGCGTGAGGCCGGCCCGGTTAAAGGCGGCACCACCATTATCGCCTTCGTTGAAGATCCGGATGGCTACAAGATTGAACTGATTGAGAATAAACACGCCGGTCACGGCCTGGGCAATTAA
- a CDS encoding alkene reductase, with protein sequence MALNKLFTPMKTGAITVPNRIFMAPLTRLRSIEPGDIPTPLMGEYYRQRASSGLIITEATQISFQAKGYAGAPGLHSPQQISAWKAINAGIHQEGGHSAVQLWHTGRISHASLQPAGAAPVSASAINAETRTSLRDAEGKPLREATSTPRALTTDEVAGIVADFRQAVINAREADFDLVELHSAHGYLIHQFLSPASNQRDDQYGGSIENRTRFALEVVDAAIDGWSADRIGIRISPLGPFNGLDNGEDQEEAALYYLAELAKRNLAYLHISEPDWAGGKPYTESFRKAIRAVYPGVIVGAGGYTAEKAEDLIERGLIDAVAFGRSYIANPDLVERLQAGAPLNEPRPETFYGGGAEGYTDYPALG encoded by the coding sequence ATGGCTTTGAACAAACTGTTTACCCCAATGAAAACCGGCGCGATCACCGTGCCAAACCGCATTTTTATGGCCCCACTGACCCGCCTGCGCAGCATTGAGCCTGGCGATATCCCTACGCCGTTAATGGGGGAATACTACCGCCAGCGCGCCTCATCCGGCCTGATTATCACGGAAGCCACCCAGATCAGCTTCCAGGCCAAAGGCTATGCCGGAGCGCCGGGGCTGCACAGCCCGCAGCAGATTTCCGCGTGGAAGGCGATTAACGCAGGCATTCATCAGGAAGGCGGCCACAGTGCGGTTCAGCTGTGGCACACCGGGCGAATTTCCCACGCCAGCCTGCAGCCGGCCGGCGCAGCACCCGTTTCCGCCTCCGCGATTAATGCCGAGACCCGCACCTCCCTGCGCGATGCTGAGGGTAAACCGCTGCGTGAAGCGACCTCCACTCCGCGCGCGCTGACCACCGATGAAGTGGCCGGTATCGTTGCCGACTTCCGTCAGGCGGTGATTAACGCACGCGAAGCCGATTTCGATCTGGTTGAACTGCACTCCGCTCACGGTTATCTGATCCACCAGTTCCTTTCCCCGGCCTCTAACCAGCGCGACGACCAGTACGGCGGCAGCATTGAAAATCGCACCCGTTTCGCACTGGAAGTGGTTGATGCCGCGATTGACGGCTGGAGCGCCGATCGCATCGGCATACGCATTTCGCCGCTCGGTCCGTTCAACGGGCTGGATAACGGGGAAGATCAGGAAGAAGCGGCGCTGTATTACCTTGCCGAACTGGCTAAACGTAATCTGGCCTACCTGCACATTTCTGAACCCGACTGGGCCGGCGGCAAGCCTTATACCGAGAGCTTCCGCAAAGCGATCCGCGCGGTGTATCCCGGCGTCATCGTCGGTGCCGGCGGTTACACGGCAGAAAAAGCCGAAGACCTGATTGAGCGCGGACTGATCGATGCCGTTGCCTTCGGCCGTAGCTACATCGCTAACCCGGACCTGGTCGAGCGCCTGCAGGCCGGTGCACCGCTGAATGAACCTCGCCCGGAAACGTTCTACGGCGGCGGGGCGGAAGGCTACACGGATTATCCTGCATTAGGTTAA
- a CDS encoding TetR/AcrR family transcriptional regulator → MNKTTRFDTREHILNTGEQLCVQSGFNGTGLIELLKKAEVPKGSFYYYFPSKEAFGVAMLERYFARYVQNLSTFLAEHQGDARQRVLEYYQQSCSWWQEHQFAGCLSVKLSAEVCDLSEEMRNALAAGSAALISVLTSALEKAQQQQTLSPAVSAPAAAETLYMLWLGASLQCKIRRDSAPLRTAVQEMTRILQAL, encoded by the coding sequence ATGAATAAGACGACCCGTTTCGATACCCGCGAACATATCCTCAATACCGGCGAACAGCTCTGCGTGCAGAGCGGCTTTAACGGCACGGGACTGATCGAGCTGTTGAAAAAGGCGGAAGTGCCAAAAGGGTCGTTTTACTATTATTTCCCCTCCAAAGAAGCCTTTGGCGTGGCGATGCTGGAGCGCTATTTTGCCCGATACGTGCAGAACCTGAGCACCTTCCTTGCGGAACATCAGGGTGATGCACGCCAGCGCGTACTGGAATATTATCAGCAGTCGTGCAGCTGGTGGCAGGAACATCAGTTTGCCGGCTGCCTGTCCGTAAAGCTTTCCGCTGAGGTGTGCGATCTCTCCGAAGAGATGCGCAACGCGTTAGCCGCGGGCTCGGCAGCCTTAATCAGCGTACTGACTTCCGCGCTGGAAAAGGCGCAGCAGCAGCAAACGCTCTCCCCTGCTGTTTCCGCCCCTGCCGCTGCCGAAACGCTTTATATGCTGTGGCTGGGCGCCAGTCTGCAGTGCAAAATTCGTCGTGACAGTGCGCCGTTACGGACTGCCGTACAGGAAATGACGCGTATTCTTCAGGCGTTGTAA
- the eptA gene encoding phosphoethanolamine transferase EptA: MKPFLKLRCNDITFNLCAALLFTFALNGVFLLRAWQTFPYVGVQDYFFAASIPVVLFCAFLLIFNLLALPWLRKPLLTVLILLSAAANYFMYSFGTVIDTNMIQNVFETDIQEATSLFSTRYLIWLALLGLLPVAAIWRVKIASSRPWWASLIWRSVSSLAAVLVIVMMAALFYKDYASMVRNNKGLVKMITPANVASGIGHYTHDRWFAGSQQLVKIGLDARKGPVIGAEKKKTLVVFVLGETARAENFSLGGYPRETNPKLKRDNVIYYKNATSCGTETAISVPCMFSNMPRTQYDAGLARHQEGLLDIMAHAGVNVLWRENDGGCKGACDRVPHTDMTQWQVSALCKSDFCLDDVLLHRLNNYIDGVKDDSVIVLHQMGSHGPAYYLRYPAEMRQFTPTCDSNQIQDCDRQALINTYDNSILYTDSMLDSTITLLKSYSSKFNVAMVYLSDHGESLGERGMYLHGTPYLFAPEQQTHIPFLLWLSPGYENARGIDAACLQQQAQSQPVSQDNVFHTLLGMLNVQTREYQQNLDMLQGCRKNG; encoded by the coding sequence ATGAAACCTTTTTTAAAGTTACGTTGTAACGATATCACCTTTAATCTTTGCGCTGCGCTGCTGTTTACTTTTGCCCTTAACGGCGTTTTTCTGCTGCGGGCGTGGCAGACCTTTCCTTATGTTGGCGTGCAGGACTATTTTTTTGCCGCATCAATTCCAGTGGTGCTGTTTTGCGCCTTTTTGCTGATTTTTAACCTGCTGGCCCTGCCCTGGCTGCGCAAGCCGCTGCTGACGGTACTGATCCTGCTCAGCGCCGCCGCCAACTACTTTATGTACAGCTTCGGCACGGTGATTGACACCAACATGATCCAGAATGTCTTCGAAACCGACATTCAGGAAGCCACCTCGCTGTTCAGCACGCGTTATCTCATCTGGCTGGCGCTGCTCGGCCTGCTGCCCGTCGCCGCGATCTGGCGGGTAAAGATTGCATCGTCACGCCCGTGGTGGGCCTCCCTTATCTGGCGCTCGGTCAGTTCGCTGGCGGCAGTCCTGGTGATTGTGATGATGGCCGCGCTGTTCTATAAAGACTACGCGTCGATGGTGCGCAACAATAAAGGGCTGGTGAAGATGATTACCCCGGCTAACGTGGCCAGCGGTATCGGTCACTACACGCACGATCGCTGGTTTGCCGGCAGTCAGCAACTGGTGAAAATCGGCCTGGATGCCCGTAAAGGCCCGGTCATCGGCGCGGAAAAGAAAAAGACGCTGGTGGTATTCGTGCTGGGGGAAACGGCCCGCGCCGAGAATTTCTCCCTGGGCGGCTACCCCCGAGAGACGAATCCAAAGCTGAAGCGCGATAACGTCATCTATTATAAGAACGCCACCTCGTGTGGAACCGAAACGGCGATTTCCGTTCCCTGCATGTTCTCCAATATGCCCCGCACGCAGTACGATGCCGGACTGGCACGCCATCAGGAAGGGTTGCTGGACATTATGGCCCATGCCGGAGTTAACGTGCTGTGGCGCGAAAACGACGGCGGCTGTAAGGGGGCCTGCGATCGTGTACCGCATACCGACATGACCCAATGGCAGGTAAGTGCGTTGTGTAAAAGCGACTTCTGCCTTGATGATGTGCTGCTGCACCGCCTGAACAACTATATTGACGGCGTTAAGGATGATTCGGTCATTGTTCTGCATCAGATGGGCAGCCACGGCCCGGCCTATTACCTGCGCTATCCGGCTGAAATGCGCCAGTTCACGCCGACCTGCGACAGCAACCAGATCCAGGACTGCGATCGTCAGGCGCTGATCAACACCTATGACAACAGCATTTTATATACCGACTCCATGCTCGACAGCACCATCACCCTGCTGAAAAGCTACAGCAGTAAATTTAACGTCGCGATGGTCTATCTCTCCGATCACGGTGAATCGCTGGGCGAACGCGGAATGTATCTGCACGGCACGCCGTACCTGTTCGCGCCCGAACAGCAAACGCATATTCCGTTCCTGCTGTGGCTGTCGCCGGGTTATGAAAACGCCCGGGGAATTGATGCAGCCTGTCTGCAGCAGCAGGCACAGAGCCAGCCGGTTTCACAGGATAATGTCTTCCACACGCTGCTTGGCATGCTCAATGTACAGACGCGGGAATACCAGCAGAATCTGGATATGCTCCAGGGCTGCCGCAAAAATGGCTGA
- a CDS encoding NAD(P)-dependent oxidoreductase, with protein MKITIIGATGFVGPEIVKEALSRGHQVVAVSRSADKLAAQPGLTPAQGDVLDVAWLSSVLKGQDAVISAYNPGWGESDLYEKFTRGSDLILQAVKASGVKRLLVVGGAGSLEVAPGVELVDTEAFPASIKPGALGARALRNRLQAEEQALDWTYLSPAAMLEPGPRTGTFRLGTTSLLMNGEHPASISVADLAVAIVDEIENPQHIRQQFTAAW; from the coding sequence ATGAAAATCACCATCATTGGCGCAACCGGCTTTGTCGGCCCTGAGATTGTTAAGGAAGCCCTGTCTCGCGGTCATCAGGTTGTGGCCGTATCACGTTCAGCGGATAAACTGGCTGCCCAACCCGGCCTCACTCCTGCTCAGGGTGATGTTCTCGACGTGGCGTGGCTGAGCAGCGTGCTGAAAGGCCAGGATGCGGTTATCAGCGCCTACAACCCGGGCTGGGGGGAAAGCGACCTGTATGAGAAATTCACCCGCGGTAGCGATCTGATCCTGCAGGCGGTGAAAGCCAGCGGTGTAAAACGCCTGCTGGTGGTGGGCGGTGCGGGCAGTCTGGAAGTGGCTCCGGGCGTTGAGCTGGTTGACACCGAGGCTTTCCCGGCCAGTATCAAACCGGGCGCGCTGGGTGCGCGTGCGCTGCGCAACCGCCTGCAGGCAGAGGAACAGGCGCTGGACTGGACCTATCTTTCACCGGCGGCCATGCTGGAACCGGGGCCGCGTACCGGCACCTTCCGCCTTGGCACCACCTCGCTGCTGATGAACGGCGAGCATCCGGCTTCCATCAGCGTTGCCGACCTGGCCGTGGCGATCGTCGATGAAATTGAAAACCCGCAGCATATTCGTCAGCAGTTTACCGCCGCCTGGTAG
- a CDS encoding LysR substrate-binding domain-containing protein, which produces MEKLNRMAVFAIVVSEGSLAGAARRLGMSASAVSQHLRALEQAVGVPLLYRSTRKLTLTDAGAAFYPGCEAMLSHAREAERRLAEMRDTLTGELRISATVGIGGQPLCSAMSPLLLQHPGLRLRIIATDNVLDMIEHRIDIALRFSRQLGDASMIAHPLVEWPMVICAAPAYLTRHGVPETPQQLAGHRWIQGHVYQRVIELHHPREETQILRLGEGQVQSDSMLVIREFTLAGMGLSLQPLNEIRAELNSGQLMVLLPEWRAPSLKLTALTLERVLPEKSRQALQALRDYFSKIPLSGLVQ; this is translated from the coding sequence GTGGAAAAACTGAACAGAATGGCGGTGTTTGCCATCGTGGTCAGCGAAGGGTCACTGGCGGGGGCGGCGCGCCGTCTGGGCATGTCGGCCTCGGCGGTAAGCCAGCATCTGCGGGCACTGGAACAGGCGGTCGGCGTGCCGCTGCTGTACCGTTCAACGCGTAAACTGACGCTGACCGATGCCGGAGCCGCGTTCTATCCCGGGTGTGAGGCAATGCTGAGCCACGCCCGTGAAGCTGAACGGCGGCTGGCCGAGATGCGCGACACGCTTACCGGTGAACTGCGCATCAGTGCGACCGTGGGCATCGGGGGGCAGCCGCTGTGCAGCGCGATGTCGCCGCTGCTGCTGCAACATCCCGGGCTACGGCTGCGAATCATCGCCACCGATAACGTGCTGGATATGATTGAGCATCGGATTGATATTGCTCTGCGCTTCAGCCGGCAGCTCGGCGATGCCAGCATGATTGCCCATCCGCTGGTGGAATGGCCGATGGTGATTTGTGCCGCACCGGCCTATCTGACCCGTCACGGCGTGCCGGAAACGCCGCAGCAGCTGGCGGGCCATCGCTGGATCCAGGGGCATGTTTATCAACGGGTGATTGAACTGCATCATCCGCGCGAGGAAACGCAAATTCTGCGGCTGGGCGAGGGGCAGGTACAAAGCGACAGCATGCTGGTGATCCGCGAATTCACTCTGGCAGGTATGGGGCTGTCGCTGCAGCCGCTGAATGAAATTCGCGCCGAGCTGAACAGCGGCCAGCTGATGGTGCTGTTACCGGAATGGCGGGCGCCGTCGCTGAAGCTGACCGCCCTGACCCTGGAACGGGTGCTGCCTGAAAAAAGTCGCCAGGCGCTCCAGGCGCTTCGCGATTATTTTTCCAAAATTCCACTGAGCGGGCTTGTACAGTAA
- a CDS encoding DUF1289 domain-containing protein — MAEQLEFFPVPSPCRGICQADARGYCRGCLRSREERFNWNSFSDAQKRDVLRLCRQRFLRQQRGQPVPAADEPDQPTLF; from the coding sequence GTGGCAGAACAGTTAGAGTTTTTCCCGGTACCCAGCCCCTGTCGCGGGATCTGTCAGGCCGATGCGCGCGGCTACTGCCGTGGCTGCCTGCGCAGCCGCGAGGAGCGGTTCAACTGGAACAGCTTCAGCGATGCACAAAAACGCGACGTCCTGCGTCTGTGCCGCCAGCGCTTTCTGCGACAGCAGAGAGGCCAGCCTGTCCCCGCTGCCGACGAGCCGGATCAGCCCACCCTGTTTTAA
- a CDS encoding aldo/keto reductase, giving the protein MLQPVQIAPQGPVFSPLVMGYWRLMEWQMSPQQLNTFIEQHLELGITTVDHADIYGGYQCEAAFGEALRLQPSLRGRLQLVTKCGIATTAKAEHALGHYRTDAQHIRQSAENSLRYFHTDHLDLLLIHRPDPLMDADEVAGAFLQLHQSGKVKHFGVSNFTPAQYSLLQSRLPFTLATNQVEISPIQQDLLLDGTLDQCQQIRIRPMAWSCLGRGEIFTRPEHQALREELERVREETGADNIEQVIYAWIMALPSRPLPIIGSGKIERVRSAAASTGFSLNRQQWFRIRKAALGYDVP; this is encoded by the coding sequence ATGTTGCAACCCGTGCAGATTGCCCCGCAGGGCCCCGTATTTTCGCCGCTGGTGATGGGTTACTGGCGGCTGATGGAGTGGCAGATGTCGCCACAGCAGCTGAACACCTTTATAGAACAGCATCTGGAGCTGGGGATTACCACCGTCGATCATGCGGATATCTATGGCGGCTATCAGTGCGAGGCGGCATTTGGTGAGGCGCTGCGGCTACAGCCGTCGCTGCGCGGACGCCTGCAGCTGGTGACCAAGTGCGGCATTGCCACCACCGCAAAAGCGGAACACGCGCTGGGCCACTACCGGACCGACGCGCAGCATATCCGCCAGAGCGCGGAAAATTCCCTGCGCTATTTTCACACCGACCACCTCGATCTGCTGCTGATCCATCGCCCGGACCCGTTGATGGACGCCGACGAGGTAGCCGGGGCGTTTTTGCAGCTGCATCAGAGCGGTAAGGTGAAGCACTTCGGCGTGTCCAACTTTACCCCTGCACAGTATTCGCTGTTACAGTCGCGCCTGCCGTTTACCCTGGCCACTAATCAGGTCGAGATTTCGCCAATCCAACAGGATCTGCTGCTGGACGGAACGCTGGATCAGTGCCAGCAGATCCGCATCAGGCCGATGGCCTGGTCATGCCTCGGTCGCGGGGAAATTTTCACCCGCCCGGAACACCAGGCACTGCGTGAGGAGCTGGAGCGGGTTCGTGAGGAAACGGGCGCTGATAATATTGAGCAGGTGATTTATGCCTGGATTATGGCGCTGCCTTCGCGACCGCTGCCGATTATCGGCAGCGGAAAGATTGAGCGGGTTCGCAGCGCCGCCGCGTCGACTGGCTTCTCACTGAACCGCCAGCAGTGGTTCCGCATTCGTAAAGCCGCGCTGGGATACGACGTACCTTAA
- a CDS encoding FUSC family protein, whose translation MNLSWLEWQHLPWIKATGAQWRYALRNSIAMCLALSIAYGLQLDQPYWAMTSAAVVSFPTVGGVISKSLGRIVGSMIGAGAALLITGHTLNEPWLFTVTIAAWLAFCTWVSNHYQNNVAYAFALSGYTAAIIAFTCVNVTDSSELWTIAQARVCEVISGILCGALMMMVLPSTSDGDTLINSLKQMHVKLLEHATLLLQRETTDNMRHAHENVIGQILTMNLLRIQAFWSHYRFRRQNNVLNYVLHQQLRLTSVISSLRRMLLNWQEPPEILFHATQQLLAELAQKNCDKYRLAQILQSAAPRDVSDYQHHAYWKHLRYFCWLYLNNSRWIRQFERADGDTRLTPPKVPALARQADGAEAGWSAIRTFSVIVLGCSYWIATQWDSGAAGITLAAIGCVLYSSSPSPTASTLLMLKTLGLLSVFSFVMMFGVMVQITVLWQFLIVLFPLLLTMQLFKLQQKKYAALWGMLIVFMGSFLSVTNPPVYNYQSFINDNLAKVSGVTLVWIAFSILRPSSDKRRSRRHIRALRREFLDQLSRRPRLSESSFESQIYHRINQLNASRDENARLWLLRWGMVLLNCSQIAWQLREWKTSSATLAALRDAVLHDLRNIISERGIHPVSLADTLVTLQQRIDLLLKSGDPQEIELAGIVWRLLCSLSQLQPRETTA comes from the coding sequence ATGAATCTGAGCTGGCTGGAGTGGCAGCATCTGCCGTGGATCAAAGCCACGGGAGCGCAGTGGCGCTATGCGTTACGTAATTCAATTGCGATGTGTCTGGCATTAAGCATTGCCTACGGACTACAGCTCGATCAGCCCTACTGGGCGATGACCTCGGCGGCGGTCGTCAGCTTCCCCACGGTGGGTGGCGTCATCAGCAAAAGCCTGGGCCGTATTGTCGGCAGTATGATTGGTGCCGGGGCAGCGCTACTAATTACCGGCCATACCCTGAACGAACCCTGGCTTTTTACGGTGACCATCGCCGCGTGGCTGGCTTTCTGTACCTGGGTTTCCAATCACTATCAGAACAACGTCGCCTATGCCTTTGCCCTGTCGGGCTATACGGCGGCGATTATCGCCTTTACCTGCGTTAACGTCACCGATTCCAGCGAGCTGTGGACCATTGCCCAGGCACGCGTCTGTGAGGTGATCTCCGGCATTTTGTGCGGTGCGCTGATGATGATGGTGCTGCCCAGCACGTCGGACGGCGACACGCTGATTAACTCGCTTAAACAGATGCACGTTAAGCTTCTGGAGCACGCCACCCTGCTGCTACAGCGGGAAACCACGGATAACATGCGGCACGCGCATGAAAACGTGATCGGTCAGATCCTGACGATGAACCTGCTGCGCATTCAGGCTTTCTGGAGCCACTATCGCTTCCGCCGCCAGAATAACGTGCTGAACTACGTTCTCCACCAGCAGCTGCGGCTGACCAGCGTCATTTCCAGCCTGCGGCGAATGCTGCTTAACTGGCAGGAGCCGCCGGAGATCCTCTTCCACGCCACGCAGCAGCTGCTTGCTGAACTGGCGCAGAAAAACTGTGATAAGTACCGCCTGGCGCAGATCCTGCAAAGCGCGGCCCCCCGCGATGTCAGCGACTATCAGCATCACGCTTACTGGAAGCATCTGCGCTATTTTTGCTGGCTGTACCTGAATAACTCGCGCTGGATCCGCCAGTTCGAACGCGCGGACGGCGACACCCGGCTTACCCCTCCGAAGGTCCCTGCCCTGGCCCGCCAGGCAGATGGTGCAGAAGCGGGCTGGAGCGCCATCCGTACGTTCAGCGTTATCGTGCTGGGCTGCAGCTACTGGATTGCCACCCAGTGGGATTCCGGTGCGGCGGGCATCACCCTGGCGGCGATCGGCTGCGTGCTTTACTCCTCGTCGCCTTCCCCCACCGCCAGCACGCTGCTGATGTTAAAAACCCTGGGCCTGCTCTCCGTATTCAGCTTTGTGATGATGTTCGGCGTGATGGTGCAGATCACCGTACTGTGGCAGTTCCTGATCGTTCTGTTTCCGCTGCTGCTGACCATGCAGCTGTTTAAACTTCAGCAGAAAAAGTATGCGGCACTGTGGGGGATGCTGATCGTGTTTATGGGATCGTTCCTGTCGGTGACGAATCCCCCCGTTTATAACTATCAGAGTTTTATTAACGATAATCTGGCCAAGGTGAGCGGCGTCACCCTGGTGTGGATCGCGTTCAGCATTCTGCGCCCCAGTTCGGACAAGCGCCGCAGCCGTCGCCATATTCGCGCCCTGCGTCGGGAGTTTCTCGACCAGCTCAGCCGCAGGCCGCGCCTGAGCGAAAGCAGCTTCGAGTCGCAGATTTATCACCGCATCAACCAGCTTAACGCCAGCCGGGATGAAAATGCCCGACTCTGGCTGCTACGCTGGGGGATGGTGCTGCTGAACTGTTCACAGATTGCCTGGCAGCTGCGCGAGTGGAAAACGTCCTCGGCCACCCTGGCGGCATTGCGGGATGCGGTACTGCACGACCTGCGAAACATTATCAGCGAACGCGGGATCCATCCCGTTTCGCTGGCCGATACGCTGGTCACGCTGCAGCAGCGCATCGATTTACTGCTCAAAAGCGGCGATCCGCAGGAAATTGAGCTGGCGGGCATCGTCTGGCGCCTGCTCTGCTCGCTTTCGCAGCTGCAGCCGCGCGAAACGACCGCATAA
- a CDS encoding HlyD family secretion protein codes for MKLNSLKYFSTLIVFAAALCAAWWLWNYYMQSPWTRDGKVRAELVNVTPQVSGRITQLSVKDNQFVHQGAKLFKLDDAPYRIAVSTAESQLAKAQSELIKAQHEARRRQNLPRNVISAEDLDEASLAVKSMEASEKAAQSQLDDARWELSQTVVYAPVDGWINNLVTREGDYATSGSPLFALVDSHSFYVMGYFEETKLRHIRPGARARLRLYSDDRELSGVVESFGRAIYDQSVETDSGLTPDIKPNVPWVRLAQRVPVRIRLTDPPADLPLVAGTTVTISLQF; via the coding sequence ATGAAACTGAATTCGCTTAAGTATTTTTCAACGCTAATCGTCTTTGCTGCGGCCCTGTGTGCGGCGTGGTGGTTATGGAACTACTACATGCAGTCCCCCTGGACCCGCGATGGCAAGGTTCGCGCGGAGCTGGTCAACGTGACCCCACAGGTATCGGGACGCATTACGCAACTCTCGGTGAAAGACAATCAGTTCGTTCATCAAGGCGCGAAATTATTTAAACTCGACGACGCGCCCTATCGCATCGCCGTCAGTACGGCTGAATCACAGCTGGCTAAGGCCCAGTCCGAGCTGATAAAGGCGCAGCACGAGGCACGCCGCCGCCAGAACCTGCCCCGCAACGTTATCTCCGCGGAAGATCTGGATGAAGCCAGCCTGGCGGTTAAATCTATGGAAGCCAGCGAGAAAGCGGCGCAGTCCCAGCTCGATGATGCCCGCTGGGAACTGTCGCAGACCGTGGTTTATGCCCCTGTCGACGGCTGGATTAATAATCTGGTCACGCGTGAGGGCGACTACGCCACCAGCGGCTCACCCCTGTTTGCCCTGGTCGACAGCCACTCGTTTTACGTGATGGGATATTTTGAAGAAACCAAGCTGCGCCATATCCGGCCAGGCGCCAGGGCCAGACTGCGGCTTTACAGCGACGACCGCGAGCTTAGCGGCGTGGTCGAGAGCTTTGGCCGGGCGATCTACGATCAGAGCGTTGAAACCGACAGCGGCCTGACGCCCGATATCAAGCCTAACGTTCCCTGGGTCAGGCTGGCTCAGCGCGTGCCGGTTCGCATCCGGCTGACGGATCCGCCGGCGGATCTGCCGCTGGTGGCCGGTACCACCGTGACGATTTCACTCCAGTTCTGA
- a CDS encoding DUF1656 domain-containing protein, which yields MTTTSPIAAPFTDLVLGASLYFPPLFKAVLCGFFLWLMLHPLLRDWMYSGEIWHPTLLDLSIFILCVSASLWLWLMISG from the coding sequence ATGACGACAACCTCCCCCATAGCGGCCCCTTTCACCGACCTGGTTTTGGGCGCCTCTCTCTACTTTCCTCCCCTGTTCAAGGCCGTCCTGTGCGGTTTTTTCCTGTGGTTAATGCTCCATCCCTTGCTCCGTGACTGGATGTATTCCGGTGAAATCTGGCACCCAACGCTGCTGGACCTGTCGATTTTTATACTCTGCGTCAGCGCCTCGCTGTGGTTATGGTTGATGATTTCTGGATAA